One Pararhizobium sp. IMCC3301 DNA segment encodes these proteins:
- a CDS encoding saccharopine dehydrogenase family protein, which translates to MKTIAVLGLGKIGSLAAVLLRQAGLQVTGFDQAAKALHDIPVLSDDISSPEVLKCLCADHDAVLSCLPYHLNAMVAAAAHQAGIHYFDLTEDVSTTGFIRELSARGNSLMAPQCGLAPGFVGIVGASLVAGFDECRSLRMRVGALPQNPTGLMGYAFNWSPEGVVNEYLNDCEVIEDGERKLVSAMEWLETLYIDGVKLEAFTTSGGLGTMCETYHGRIANLDYKSMRYPGHVQLMNFFFHELLMRERRDIAGEILTNAKPPVDQDVVYVHVAAEGLVSGALRRSEFVRTYRPIEIGGKPRTAIAWTTSASVVAVIEMVRNGSLPQNGFLKQEDIPLDRFLETDTGRLFN; encoded by the coding sequence ATGAAGACAATTGCAGTATTGGGTCTTGGCAAGATCGGCTCGCTGGCAGCTGTGCTGCTGCGCCAGGCAGGATTGCAGGTCACCGGTTTTGACCAGGCGGCAAAAGCCCTTCACGACATTCCGGTTTTGAGTGACGACATTTCCTCTCCGGAGGTTTTGAAATGCCTATGCGCCGATCATGACGCTGTGTTGTCCTGTCTGCCCTATCATCTCAATGCGATGGTTGCCGCTGCGGCCCACCAGGCCGGCATTCATTATTTCGATCTGACGGAAGATGTCTCGACGACCGGTTTCATCCGCGAATTGAGTGCCCGGGGCAACAGTCTGATGGCTCCCCAATGCGGCCTCGCGCCGGGTTTTGTCGGCATTGTCGGAGCTTCACTGGTGGCCGGCTTTGATGAGTGCCGCTCGCTGCGCATGCGGGTCGGGGCCTTGCCGCAAAACCCCACAGGTCTGATGGGCTATGCCTTCAACTGGTCACCGGAAGGCGTCGTCAATGAATATCTCAATGATTGCGAGGTCATTGAAGATGGCGAGCGCAAACTGGTTTCGGCGATGGAGTGGCTGGAAACGCTGTATATTGACGGCGTCAAGCTGGAGGCGTTCACCACCTCCGGCGGACTTGGCACCATGTGTGAAACCTATCATGGCCGCATCGCCAATCTTGACTATAAATCGATGCGCTATCCGGGCCATGTGCAATTGATGAATTTCTTCTTTCATGAATTGCTGATGCGCGAGCGCCGCGATATTGCCGGCGAGATTCTGACCAACGCGAAACCGCCGGTCGATCAGGATGTGGTCTATGTGCATGTCGCCGCTGAGGGCCTGGTTTCCGGCGCGCTCCGGCGCTCCGAGTTTGTCCGCACCTACCGGCCCATCGAAATCGGCGGAAAACCGCGCACTGCGATTGCCTGGACAACATCCGCGTCGGTTGTTGCGGTCATTGAAATGGTGCGCAATGGCAGTCTGCCGCAAAACGGCTTCCTCAAGCAGGAAGATATTCCGCTGGACAGGTTTCTGGAAACCGATACCGGCCGGTTGTTCAACTGA
- the preA gene encoding NAD-dependent dihydropyrimidine dehydrogenase subunit PreA: MADLRSNFVGIKSPNPFWLASAPPTDKAYNVVRAFKAGWGGVVWKTLGEDPPIVNVNGPRYGAIWSNDRRLIGLNNIELITDRPLEINLREIKQVKRDWPDRAMVVSLMVPCEEHYWIDILKQVEDTEADGIELNFGCPHGMSERGMGAAVGQVPEYVEMVTRWCKQHSNMPVIVKLTPNISDIRGPARAAHNGGADAVSLINTITSIMSVNLDTFAPEPTIDGKGTHGGYCGPAVKPIALNMVSKIATDRDTPGLPISGIGGVTTWRDAVEFLALGCGNVQVCTAAMTYGFKIVEDMIDGLSDYMDEKGFSDVSEIVGKAVPNVTDWQYLNLNYITKAVINQDLCIKCGRCHIACEDTSHQAITSMLDGERHFEVIDEECVGCNLCVNVCPVEDCITMEEMTTGVDPRTNTPISSEYANWTEHVNNPSSPNFIPAKAVEPAE; the protein is encoded by the coding sequence ATGGCAGATCTTCGCAGCAATTTTGTCGGCATCAAATCCCCGAACCCGTTCTGGCTGGCCTCGGCACCGCCAACCGACAAAGCCTACAATGTGGTGCGGGCCTTCAAGGCCGGCTGGGGTGGCGTCGTCTGGAAAACACTTGGCGAAGACCCTCCCATCGTCAATGTCAATGGTCCGCGCTATGGCGCAATCTGGTCGAATGACCGGCGCCTGATCGGGCTCAACAATATCGAACTGATTACCGACCGGCCGCTGGAGATCAATCTGCGCGAGATCAAGCAGGTGAAACGTGACTGGCCGGACCGGGCCATGGTGGTCTCTCTGATGGTGCCATGTGAAGAGCATTACTGGATCGACATCCTGAAACAGGTCGAAGACACGGAAGCAGACGGTATCGAGCTGAATTTCGGCTGCCCGCACGGCATGTCGGAACGCGGCATGGGAGCCGCCGTCGGCCAGGTTCCCGAATATGTGGAAATGGTGACACGCTGGTGCAAGCAGCACTCGAATATGCCGGTGATTGTGAAGCTGACGCCGAACATCTCGGACATTCGCGGTCCGGCCCGTGCGGCCCACAATGGCGGGGCTGACGCAGTGTCGCTGATCAACACCATAACCTCGATCATGAGCGTCAATCTGGATACCTTTGCGCCGGAGCCGACGATTGACGGCAAAGGAACCCATGGTGGCTATTGCGGCCCTGCGGTCAAACCAATCGCGCTCAACATGGTGTCGAAAATCGCCACCGATCGGGACACACCGGGTTTGCCGATTTCCGGCATTGGCGGCGTCACCACATGGCGTGATGCGGTGGAATTTCTGGCGCTCGGCTGTGGCAATGTTCAGGTCTGCACCGCCGCCATGACCTATGGCTTCAAGATTGTTGAAGACATGATCGACGGCCTGTCCGACTATATGGACGAGAAAGGCTTCTCCGATGTTTCGGAGATTGTCGGCAAGGCCGTGCCAAATGTCACGGATTGGCAGTATCTCAATCTCAACTACATTACCAAGGCGGTCATCAATCAGGATCTGTGTATCAAATGCGGCCGCTGCCATATTGCCTGTGAAGACACGTCACATCAGGCCATTACTTCCATGCTGGACGGCGAGCGGCACTTTGAAGTGATCGACGAAGAATGCGTCGGCTGCAATCTGTGCGTCAATGTCTGTCCCGTTGAGGACTGCATCACCATGGAGGAAATGACGACGGGCGTTGATCCACGCACCAACACGCCAATTTCTTCGGAATATGCCAATTGGACTGAACATGTGAACAATCCCTCGTCACCGAATTTCATCCCGGCAAAGGCGGTTGAACCGGCGGAATAG
- a CDS encoding NAD(P)-dependent oxidoreductase, producing the protein MADHAQALDIQAPDIKAGRLEAEDYVKNFSDAYPLLTKREAFVESERCYFCYDAPCVQACPTSIDIPQFIRQIATDNPDGSAKTIFEQNILGGMCARVCPTEQLCEEVCVREVAEGKPVKIGQLQRYATDHYMAHKEQPFERAAATGKKVAVVGAGPAGLSCAHRLASHGHDVVLFDARQKAGGLNEYGIAAYKTTQNFAQKEVDFVLGIGGVTLETGKALGRDFSLADLRNDYDAVFLGAGLGGVNALGIEGEEADGVMDAVSYIADLRQTDQLQNLPVGRKIVVIGGGMTATDIANQTKRLGADEVTIVYRRGHERMNASAKEQKFAQTTGVTIRTYAAPKKLVANGSVSAITFETMRDDNGRLTGTGETFTLEADMVFKAIGQTLQNADLSSELNQIALENGRIKVDENRKTSLPDVWAGGDCVSDGNDLTVIAVEDGKIAAEHINSVLKA; encoded by the coding sequence ATGGCAGATCACGCACAGGCACTAGACATCCAGGCACCAGACATCAAAGCCGGGCGGCTTGAGGCTGAGGATTATGTCAAAAACTTCTCGGACGCCTATCCGCTTCTGACGAAGCGGGAGGCTTTCGTTGAGTCAGAGCGCTGCTATTTCTGCTATGACGCGCCGTGCGTCCAGGCCTGTCCGACCTCCATCGATATCCCGCAATTCATTCGTCAGATCGCCACTGATAATCCGGATGGTTCGGCCAAGACTATTTTCGAGCAGAACATTCTCGGCGGCATGTGCGCGCGGGTCTGCCCGACCGAACAATTATGCGAAGAGGTCTGTGTTCGCGAAGTGGCTGAAGGAAAGCCGGTCAAGATCGGCCAACTGCAGCGCTATGCGACCGATCATTACATGGCGCATAAGGAGCAGCCCTTTGAACGGGCGGCCGCCACCGGCAAGAAGGTGGCTGTGGTCGGTGCGGGCCCGGCAGGACTGTCCTGCGCGCACCGCCTCGCCAGCCATGGTCATGATGTCGTACTGTTCGACGCCAGGCAGAAAGCCGGCGGTCTCAATGAATATGGCATCGCCGCTTACAAGACCACGCAGAATTTTGCCCAGAAAGAAGTGGATTTCGTGCTCGGCATTGGCGGCGTCACGCTTGAAACCGGCAAGGCATTGGGTCGCGATTTCTCACTGGCGGATTTGCGCAACGACTATGATGCGGTCTTTCTGGGAGCGGGCCTTGGCGGTGTCAATGCGCTTGGCATTGAGGGTGAAGAGGCTGATGGTGTGATGGATGCGGTCAGCTATATCGCGGATCTGCGCCAGACCGATCAGTTGCAAAATCTGCCCGTCGGCCGCAAGATTGTCGTGATCGGCGGCGGCATGACCGCCACCGACATTGCCAACCAGACCAAACGTCTGGGGGCCGACGAAGTTACAATCGTTTATCGCCGTGGTCATGAGCGCATGAATGCCAGCGCCAAAGAGCAGAAATTTGCCCAGACAACTGGCGTCACCATCCGTACCTATGCGGCTCCGAAAAAATTGGTCGCCAATGGCTCCGTCAGCGCCATTACCTTCGAGACGATGCGCGATGACAATGGCAGGCTGACCGGGACCGGCGAGACTTTCACTCTGGAAGCGGATATGGTGTTCAAGGCAATCGGCCAGACCCTGCAAAATGCGGATTTGAGTTCTGAACTGAACCAGATAGCCCTTGAGAATGGCCGCATCAAGGTCGATGAAAACCGCAAAACCAGCCTGCCCGACGTGTGGGCCGGCGGAGATTGCGTATCCGATGGCAACGATCTGACCGTCATCGCGGTGGAGGACGGCAAGATTGCCGCGGAACACATCAACTCAGTCCTGAAAGCGTAG
- a CDS encoding L,D-transpeptidase: MTSAPPSPFLFLSRRSLLLGSAAVVLAACTPDGLDVGLLDDEFYTAAYGPRPEEEFPLPALDVAKTADRRLLRQVVRYETSEKPGTVVVDPANHYLYLVHENNYAMRYGVGVGKAGMAWSGRAYIAGKRRWPSWRPPAEMIERRPELQRYGPEGMAGGPDNPLGARALYLFEGDVDTLYRIHGTPEPDSIGKSVSSGCIRMWNQDVIDLYERVGKYTPIIVLGPQVDGEASA, from the coding sequence ATGACTTCAGCTCCACCGTCCCCATTCCTTTTCCTGTCGCGCCGCAGCCTGCTGCTGGGCAGCGCAGCTGTTGTTTTGGCAGCGTGTACGCCCGACGGGCTGGATGTCGGTTTGCTCGATGATGAATTCTACACTGCTGCCTACGGGCCAAGGCCGGAGGAAGAGTTTCCGCTACCGGCTCTGGACGTTGCCAAAACCGCAGACAGGCGGCTTTTACGCCAGGTGGTGCGCTACGAGACGAGTGAAAAGCCCGGCACCGTGGTGGTAGATCCGGCCAATCATTATCTCTATCTCGTCCATGAGAACAATTATGCGATGCGCTATGGCGTCGGCGTTGGTAAAGCCGGGATGGCGTGGTCCGGTCGGGCCTATATTGCCGGAAAGCGCCGCTGGCCAAGCTGGCGTCCACCGGCCGAGATGATCGAACGCCGGCCGGAGTTGCAGCGATACGGCCCTGAAGGCATGGCAGGCGGGCCCGACAATCCCCTTGGCGCGCGTGCGCTTTACCTGTTTGAAGGTGATGTCGATACGCTGTACCGGATTCACGGCACGCCTGAGCCGGATTCGATTGGCAAATCCGTATCCAGTGGCTGTATCCGGATGTGGAACCAGGACGTGATCGACCTCTATGAACGGGTCGGGAAATACACACCCATTATTGTGCTGGGTCCCCAGGTGGACGGCGAGGCTTCAGCATGA
- a CDS encoding glycerate kinase, with the protein MSPAETLLRQMFDAAVAAANPDLVVPPFMPQKPSGRVIILGAGKASAAMARAAETHVLNNWGLIPDGLVVTQYGAGVACRHVEIVEASHPVPDANGMAAAGRILALASAADEGDLVLFLVSGGGSALLPLPGEGLSLDDKQIVNRALLKCGATIHEMNVVRKHLSAIKGGRLAAAAYPARLVTLGISDVPGDDFGTIASGPTIADPSTAADALAILARYKIDLPENVKAFLRSKRAESPDPSAACFAAAEAILVAKPQASLEASADVARQSGYTPVILGDAIEGEAKDVGLVMAGIAKQVRTYQQPVAPPVALISGGETTVSVNGPAGRGGRNTAFLLSFAMAANDMTGVSALACDTDGIDGTQDNAGAVYLPGDIALGQAAGRRAVEDMTGFDSYSFFEALDRLVMTGPTRTNVNDLRVILIDPV; encoded by the coding sequence ATGAGCCCGGCAGAAACATTGTTGCGACAAATGTTTGATGCAGCGGTTGCAGCCGCCAACCCGGATCTGGTGGTGCCGCCCTTCATGCCGCAAAAGCCGTCCGGCCGGGTCATCATCCTGGGGGCCGGCAAAGCCTCCGCCGCAATGGCGCGGGCTGCCGAAACCCATGTCCTCAACAATTGGGGGCTGATTCCGGACGGCCTGGTCGTCACCCAATATGGCGCCGGGGTGGCCTGTCGCCACGTCGAAATCGTAGAAGCCAGTCACCCGGTCCCGGACGCCAATGGCATGGCTGCCGCCGGGCGGATTCTGGCGCTTGCCAGTGCCGCAGATGAAGGCGATCTGGTGCTGTTTCTGGTCTCGGGAGGCGGCTCTGCGCTACTGCCACTGCCGGGAGAGGGGCTCAGCCTTGATGACAAGCAGATCGTCAACAGGGCGCTGTTGAAATGCGGCGCGACCATCCATGAGATGAATGTCGTCCGCAAGCATCTGTCCGCCATCAAAGGCGGCCGGCTGGCAGCGGCTGCCTATCCCGCCCGATTGGTCACACTGGGCATTTCTGATGTGCCGGGCGATGATTTCGGCACCATTGCTTCAGGCCCGACCATTGCTGATCCATCAACCGCAGCCGACGCCTTGGCTATTCTGGCACGCTACAAGATCGATCTGCCAGAAAACGTCAAAGCATTTCTGCGCTCAAAAAGGGCTGAATCGCCAGACCCTTCTGCCGCCTGTTTTGCCGCTGCCGAGGCCATTCTGGTTGCCAAACCCCAGGCTTCGCTCGAAGCTTCTGCTGATGTTGCAAGGCAGTCTGGCTATACACCTGTCATTCTTGGCGATGCCATCGAGGGTGAAGCGAAGGACGTCGGCCTTGTGATGGCGGGAATTGCAAAACAGGTGCGCACCTACCAGCAGCCCGTTGCGCCGCCGGTGGCGCTGATTTCCGGTGGTGAAACCACGGTTTCCGTCAACGGGCCTGCGGGACGGGGCGGGCGCAATACGGCCTTCCTGCTGAGTTTTGCCATGGCCGCCAATGACATGACAGGTGTGTCGGCGCTGGCCTGCGACACTGACGGCATTGACGGGACACAGGACAATGCGGGGGCGGTTTATCTTCCCGGCGATATCGCTCTGGGGCAGGCGGCCGGCCGGCGTGCGGTTGAGGATATGACCGGCTTTGACAGTTACAGCTTCTTTGAGGCTCTGGACCGCCTGGTGATGACCGGGCCAACCCGGACAAATGTCAATGATCTGCGGGTTATTCTGATCGATCCGGTCTGA
- the xylB gene encoding xylulokinase, producing MLEGPKNEPGAGIAPTYLGLDIGTSAVKAVLIAADQSILASETAPMEVSRPQPGWSEQDPDSWITATRQAVAKVKAARPEALSRLLGIGLSGHMHGATLIGSDHRPLRPCILWNDGRSAQECVELEAKADFRGIAGNIVMAGFTAPKLAWVAKHEPKIFEAIHKVLLPKDYVRLWLTGEFASEMSDASGTAWLDVAKRDWSVDLVEATGLTMDHMPRLVEGSENSGHLRQELRDEWGLNGTIAVAGGGGDNAASACGLGTVVPGSAFVSLGTSGVVFVSNDRFSPNTEGAVHAFCHAIPDTWHQMGVILSAMDSLTWLSLTTGTPAPDLTAALEGPLRGPARGLFLPYLSGERTPHNDASARGAFIGLDHSTDKKVLTQMVLEGIAFAFCDSLRVLSDAGSRIDSALVAGGGARSKALLEILATALNIELHLPEAGDFGGGFGAARLGLMAATGADPAQVCSQPRIVETISPDARLTNAYQDKYQSYRALYPALKPLLNA from the coding sequence ATGCTGGAAGGCCCAAAGAATGAGCCGGGTGCGGGCATTGCACCGACCTACCTTGGTCTTGATATCGGCACTTCGGCTGTCAAGGCGGTGCTGATCGCTGCCGACCAGTCGATTCTTGCCAGCGAAACCGCACCGATGGAAGTCTCCCGCCCGCAGCCCGGCTGGTCAGAGCAGGACCCGGACAGCTGGATTACGGCAACGCGGCAGGCCGTGGCAAAGGTCAAGGCTGCCCGGCCGGAAGCGCTGTCACGGCTGCTCGGAATCGGCCTGTCTGGCCATATGCATGGCGCGACGCTGATTGGCTCCGATCACAGGCCTTTGCGGCCCTGCATCCTGTGGAATGACGGACGCTCGGCGCAGGAATGTGTTGAACTTGAAGCCAAAGCGGATTTTCGCGGCATTGCCGGAAACATCGTCATGGCTGGCTTTACCGCCCCCAAACTGGCCTGGGTTGCCAAACATGAGCCGAAGATATTTGAAGCCATTCACAAAGTGCTGCTGCCCAAGGATTATGTGCGGTTGTGGCTGACCGGCGAATTTGCCTCTGAAATGTCCGATGCCTCCGGCACCGCCTGGCTGGACGTGGCAAAACGCGACTGGTCCGTTGATCTGGTGGAAGCGACCGGGCTGACCATGGACCACATGCCACGGCTGGTGGAGGGCAGCGAGAATTCCGGCCATCTGCGCCAAGAACTGCGCGATGAGTGGGGACTGAACGGAACAATTGCGGTCGCCGGCGGCGGTGGCGACAATGCCGCATCGGCTTGCGGTCTTGGCACCGTTGTGCCCGGCTCGGCCTTTGTCTCTCTGGGCACGTCCGGTGTGGTCTTTGTCAGCAATGACAGGTTCTCACCGAACACGGAAGGCGCGGTGCATGCCTTCTGCCATGCAATCCCTGATACCTGGCATCAGATGGGCGTCATCCTGTCGGCCATGGACAGTCTCACATGGCTCTCCTTGACCACGGGAACACCGGCACCGGACCTGACGGCAGCGCTGGAGGGACCCTTGCGCGGCCCGGCGCGGGGATTGTTCCTGCCCTATCTCTCCGGGGAGCGCACGCCGCATAATGATGCCTCTGCCCGCGGTGCCTTTATCGGGCTGGATCACAGCACCGACAAGAAAGTTCTGACACAGATGGTGCTGGAAGGAATCGCTTTTGCCTTCTGCGACAGTCTGCGTGTCCTGTCCGATGCGGGCTCCCGTATTGACAGCGCTCTTGTCGCCGGTGGCGGCGCGCGCAGCAAAGCTCTTCTGGAAATTTTGGCGACAGCCTTGAACATAGAACTGCATCTTCCGGAAGCCGGTGATTTCGGTGGCGGCTTCGGTGCTGCGCGGCTCGGACTGATGGCAGCAACCGGCGCAGACCCGGCCCAGGTTTGTAGCCAGCCACGGATTGTCGAAACGATCTCGCCGGATGCGCGCCTGACAAATGCCTATCAGGACAAATACCAAAGTTACCGCGCGCTTTATCCAGCGCTCAAACCATTGCTAAACGCGTGA